Proteins encoded in a region of the Lepeophtheirus salmonis chromosome 6, UVic_Lsal_1.4, whole genome shotgun sequence genome:
- the LOC121120256 gene encoding uncharacterized protein gives MAKHYFKVIFLCLNLFYELLSCENIDYFDGEIEDLNQDIVLTSVPGSVIRFTIIPHKNDPDIPYMYTFKVFEGSSLSKELLLVENENFTPSEKEISFTSHHHQVRLFGEGNIAFGLKYRYIPKQTVSLKEIEFGKGELSNIDIPSLFSEQSVQFSNFVNDRQEIILKIPGSPFVNDVMNNELLYDPEHLMTTIDTGNGRIGLLTTPVLHLGLRKIGTKTTLRLITGTQSRQIFKNGELCINVSYDLGDSQYLSTILPTTPNPFPSIDSSSFTLYFMSINEKEFYETKFVNLKSKLRELLAMFSKDNSSYNTNCELQFDPPKGFRQCRRDCSLSEHSESNGCGSISLAVKQNVADCPVYSTQDFQEKLHTSFVEDLSTEFKTDIRINNCLYGTKTIMITSAIPIFVVLIIFAILYFAKPVKSIVSYRLMKTQRNKGLDSEKKPNGSNILSNIGKENNVFFEEWPAKYSEDVTSTNF, from the exons ATGGCTAAGCATTATTTTAAAgtgatttttctttgtttaaatttattctatgaACTGTTGTCTTGtgaaaatatagattattttgaTGGAGAAATAGAGGATTTGAATCAAGATATTGTCTTGACTTCTGTACCAGGAAGTGTTATCCGATTCACTATTATACCACATAAAAATGACCCAGATATACCATATATGTACACCTTCAAAGTGTTTGAGGGCTCATCTCTGAGTAAGGAACTCTTGTTGGTTGAAAATGAGAATTTTACTCCTTCagaaaaggaaatttcattTACCTCACATCACCATCAAGTGAGGCTCTTTGgag AGGGTAACATTGCATTTGGGCTCAAGTATCGTTACATACCGAAGCAAACTGTTAGTTTAAAAGAGATTGAGTTTGGCAAAGGGGAACTAAGCAACATAGACATTCCATCCTTGTTCTCTGAACAGTCAGTCCAATTTAGTAATTTCGTAAACGATCGGCAAgagattattttaaagatacctGGTAGCCCATTTGTGAATGATGTAATGAACAATGAGCTGTTGTACGATCCAGAACATTTAATGACAACAATTGATACAGGAAACGGTAGAATTGGACTTTTAACAACGCCGGTTCTTCATCTGGGTCTAAGAAAAATAGGGACAAAAACCACATTACGCTTGATTACAGGTACTCAAAG tcgacaaatattcaaaaatggtgAATTATGTATCAATGTCTCCTATGATCTTGGAGATAGTCAATATCTGTCGACAATACTCCCAACCACTCCAAACCCCTTCCCAAGCATTGATTCTTCATCCTTCACGTTGTATTTTATGTCTATTAATGAAAAGGAATTTTATGAAACTAAATTTGTCAACTTGAAGAGTAAATTGAGAGAGCTTCTTGCAATGTTTAG CAAAGATAATTCTTCCTACAATACAAACTGTGAACTCCAGTTTGATCCTCCAAAAGGATTTCGTCAATGTCGAAGGGACTGTTCACTCTCTGAGCATTCCGAGAGTAATGGATGTGGGTCCATATCCCTTGCTGTGAAACAAAATGTGGCAGACTGTCCTGTTTATTCAACCCAAGATTTTCAAGAAAAACTCCATACTTCTTTTGTAGAGGATCTTTCAACTGAATTTAAAACTGATATTCGAATCAACAATTGTTTATATGGAACAAAAACCATCATGATAACCTCTGCCATCCCCATTTTTgtggttttaataatatttgctaTATTGTATTTCGCAAAGCCGGTGAAATCTATTGTGTCATATCGACTTATGAAGACACAACGGAATAAGGGCCTGGACTCTGAGAAGAAACCGAATGGTtcgaatattttatcaaatattggaaaagaaaataatgtattttttgaagaatggcCAGCTAAATATAGCGAGGATGTCACGTccaccaatttttaa